CTTCAGAGACTACTATTTTTCTTGGTTGGACTGTATCAAGCATTTTCCCGACTGCAAAGGAGAAGTCCAATGGCGCGAGCATCACTCTGCGCGTCAGGTTTTCCCAGTTTTTCTTCAAGTGAGCAACTAGCTCTGTGTCAGGAGACAGCACCAGGCAGGAGCTGGCTCGCTCGGCCATCCCTGCAATGTTTCTGAATTCCCCGAAAGAGACAGTAAAAAAAACAACTGGTTTATCAAGTTCAGGGTAATCCACAAAACCCAGCCAGGACTTGAAATTCGCGAAGCTGATCAATTCCTTGTTGTATAAATAAACCAGAATCAGCGGAGAACAAAGCAGCAGGAAAAAAAGATAGGCAAGATCAATCAAGGCCATAGGTACGCTTCTTAAATCTGTCGTAAAACAACTGCCACTGTTCAGGCACTTTCCTGACAACCTGGTCGTAGAATTCAAGGTATCTGCGACTTTGATCCTCAACCGATTCATCCGGATTGGCTGAAGTCAGATTCTCAAGCACAATCCTGTGAAATCCATTTTTTTTCCGCTTCAGGTAAATTCCCACTACAGGAAGCCCGTATCGCTTTGAGAGCCTGGCAGGCCCTGCCGGGAATGACACATCGCATCCGCACCAGGAGAGCCTGATCCCGTTCGGTCCTCCGTCATGGTCTGAGATCAGGCCCAGCACTTCCTTTTTCCTGATCAGCCTGAGAACCCCCAGAATGTTGTCATGGTCGATCAATCTGATTCCGACCTTATCCCTGTAACTGTTCAATATTTTCTCCTGCAGTTCGCTTCTGGCGCGCAAGTAGATCGAAGTGAGCGGCAGCCCGTATGCCACCAGAGCACCTCCCAGCAGTTCCCAGTTTCCCAGATGCATTGAGAGAAAAATCATGGCTTTCCCGCTGCTGCGCGCTTTTTTCACCAGTTCCTGATCGAGCTCGTCAAAACGCACGATCCGCCTGATCTGATCCGGAAACAGGCTGAAATAAAAAAGTTCAAAGAGCAGCTGCCCCTGCTGTCTGAAAAATTCCCTGACAGTCTTCTGAAGCTTAAATTCACTGATGTCAGGGAAAAGAGCCCGCAGATTCCGCTCAGGCACCTCGGCCAGGGAGGGGGCGCACCGATAAACAAACAGCCCGATAAGCCGGGCTGTTGAACTTCCAATCCTGTATAAAAGCATCACTCTTTTTCAGCTTCCAGGTCTTTCCAGAAGGTGGTATTGACACGCTTGGGCTTGAGCATTTCCTGCGCTTCCCTGGTGATCTCGCTGTCTACAGGAGCCAGGTTGACGACTACGATGAACTCTGCCACAGCCTCGTCGATCATGCCTTTATCGCGGTAAGCTTTGCCAAGGTAGAAATGCGCATTGACATTGTTCTCGTCCAGAGCGATGATCCGTTTGTATTCCAGCACAGCGTCGTCCAGTCTGCCCTTCTTCAGATAGAGGGAAGACAGGCTGAAATGGGCATCCAGGTTGCGGCTGTCCCGGCGCAGGCCCTCTTCCAGCATCTTGGCGGCTTCCTCGAATCTGGAAAGCTCTTTATAAACTTCTGCCAGCATGAAATAACCCTGGGCTCCCTCAGGCATCAGGCCGATCACCTTCTGCAGTTCTTCCAGCGCGTAATCGTACAGTTCGCGGTCCAGATAGATCTGGGCCAGCATGTTATGCGCCTCAGTTTCCTGGGGATTTTCGCGGATAATGTCCTTGTAGGCGGTGATGGCACGGTCGTAAAGCTTCTTGTCCTTGTAGATCCTGGCGAGCGACAGTCTGGCCTTGAGACTCACAGGCTCCACTTCGATCGCTTTCTTGTAATATGAGATCGCTTCCTCCATCATACCCTTGCCGACGTAGAGGTCTCCAAGATAGATGTATGGTTCGGCCTTGCCAGGTTCGATCTTGCGGCATTTTTCCAGCACCACGATCGCATTGTCGTTCATCTTGAGGCGCAGGAAAAGCTTGCCCATTCCCATGTGAATCCTGTAATCCTGCGGCCGCTTTTCCGAGAGCTTCTGATAGATCTGCCTGGCTTTCTCGTCCTCGTTCAGCCCCTCGTAACATTCCGCCTCTTTCCTCAGCAGTTCCTCGTCGTCCTCCCGCTCCAAGAGCAGCTTCTGGAAATAGCGCAGGGCTTCCTGGAATCTGTTCTTCTTGAAATAGATGTTGCCGATGATTTCCAGTGATTCCTGGCTGTCCGGGAAATTGCCGAGCACTTCATGCAGGAGAGGCAGGGCGTCATCCAGTTTGCCGATTCTCACGTAGCAGCGGGCGAGGCGGATCTTCAATTCGTGATCCTGAGAGACTTCCATCGCCTTCTTGATCTCAGCCACAGTTTCCGAAATCATGTCCCTGCTGTAGTAGATGTCTGCCAGGAGTTTGTAAGCTTCCACCGAATTCCTGGGGTAATATTCCTTGATCTTGGAAAGCACAGTCACGGATTTCTCGAAATCACGCAGATGCCAGTATGTTTTACCCATCCAGAGCAGCAGATCAGGGTCTTTTTCCTTCAGCTCCCTGGCTTTTTTAAAATAGTCCAAAGCTCCTTCTGGATTTTTTTTAGTTGCTTCGATCGTGCCCAGGCGGTAGAAGGCTTCGAAGGAATTGGGGTCGAGATAGAGGAGTTTCTGGTAGAGTTCTTCCGCTTCCTTGAAGCGTTTCATCGAGAGATAAACCTCTCCCATTTCCCGCAGGAATTCCTGATTATTCATGCGCAGGTGGACAGCCCGCTCGAGACAAGGCAGGGCGGCCTTGAGGTCACCCCTGCTGCGGTGGATTCTGCCCATTTCGAAATAGGCTTCCACAAAATTGGGGCTGACTTCGATCGCTTTCTGGAAAAGGCGGATGCTGTCCTCAAGAAGCTTCCGCTCCAGATAAATCATGCCCAGATAATAATATGCTTCGGCCCGGTTGGGGTCATTCAGAACTACCTGTTCCAGATGCTTGAGCGCCAGGTTGAAATCGTGTTCCTGGTAATAGATTGTCCCCAGCTCGAAGAAGGCGTTGATATCTTCCCCGTTCTTTTCAAGATATTTCTCCAGGTTTTCCTTGGCTTCCGAAGTTTTACCCATGCCCTTTTCAAGCAGTGCCAGCCTGTAGCGGGTGTCCTTGTAACCTCCGGTCATCTCGATCACTTTCAACAAATTCTGATACGCCTTATCCGGCTTGCCGAGCTTCTGATATACATAACCTGAGAGGTAATACGCTTCAGGCTCGCCGATCGACAGATTGCGGGCTTTTTCATACTGCGCGATGGCCTCGTTCAGCATGTGGGCTTTCTCATAAGCAGTTCCCAGAGTGATCCGCAGGTCGTAAGAAGCCTCGTCGAGATAAGTGGCTTTCTCCAGGTAGGAAATGGCTTCGTCGATCCTGTCGCGCTCGATCAGGATCTTCCCGATGTCGTGCATGGCAGGCTTGAATCTCGGATTGTACTGGATAGCCCGCTCCATGTTCCTGGTGGCCGCGTCCAGCATGTTCTGCTGCCAGTAAATGCGGGCCAGCCAGTAATAAGCTTCGGCCGTTTCCGGCCAGCGCTCGATCAGACGCTTGAAGAGCGACTGGGCGGAATCGTATTTTTTCTTTTCGAAATAGCATTTCGCCAGCAGCAGGTTGGTTTCCCTGTCGTCAGGAGTCAGGCGTGACTGCTCGTCCAGAAATGGAATGGCATCATCGATCTGGTCCTCTTTCAATCTGAGCTTTGCCAGATACAGATTCACCTGTTCAAAAGCATTGTTTAAAGAGTAAACCTTGCGGAAGAGGTCGGCGGCTTTATTCAGATCGCCAAGTTTGAAGGAGATCAGCCCGAGTTCGTAATCCACAGTCGGAGTGCTTTCCTTCTCCATCTGCCGCAATTCCTGAAGCTCGATCTCAGCTTCGCTGAAACGCTCCTTTTCCCGGTAGAGTCTGGCAAGATAGATCCTGACTCTGGGTTCAGCGGGAAGCAGTTCTTTCAGTTTCTGGAATTTGAACAGCGCGTCCTCGAAATCACCGTTGTAGTAGTGGGCTTCCCCGAGATTCATAAGAATTTCAGGGGTTTCCTTCCTCTCCACGACAGCGCGATATTCATGGACAGCTTCTGCATATCGTCCCATCTTGAAATAGACCTGTGCCAGCCTGCTCCTTACCCCGACGTCGTCGGTATTGAAATTCAAAGCTCTGCGCAAGGATTCCTTGGCTTTCTCATTTTCGTTCATAGCGATGAAAATTTCCGCTTCGATGGACAGAAGTTCGGCGTCCTTATCACGGGCCGGAACAGGTTCCAGGGTTTTAAGGGCCTGATGGGTGTTTTCACTAAGCAGATAGGCTCTGGCAAGCAGCTTGCGGCCTTCACAGTCCTGCGGGCAGATCTTCATGAAACGTTCCAGTTCCAGGATGGAATTGGCGTAATCGCACTTGGCGAAATAGCTCTGCGCAAGCAGCAGGCCGTAACGCGCTTCCCCGGTATTTACCATCAGCTTGCGGAAAAGTTCCACGGATGTTTCCAGGTCTCCCCTTGCTCTGGCGATCAGTCCTCCCAGTTCCTCGATCCGCTGCTCTCCGGCTCCCCCTGCCTTTCCGAGCCATTCGGAGGCCTGCTCGAAATTTCCCTGCTTGTAATTCAGCAGCGAGAGGTAATATTCGGAGCCTGCATCAGGAGATTGAACCAGCACAGCTTTGAAATCAACAAGGGCCTGATCGTATTCTCCGTTCTCGAGATGAATTTTCCCGATCTCCAGATTATTCTTGCACTTTTCAAAACAAAGGAGCGCTTTTTCCCGTTCGTTGCCCGCAAGATACAGCCTGGCAAGTTTTTCGAACATCTCAGGGGGCTTGTCGCCGGGAAAATTTTCCAGCGCTTTGACCGCACCGGTAAGATTGTTCTGCTCTTCCATGATTTGTGAAAGCATCATCCGCAAGTCCATCTGCACCGGGGATAAGAAGATGGCACGTTCCAGCAGGAATGCCGCCTTGTCCAGCTTGCCGTCCTCCCGGTAAATCATGGCCAGAAGCTGATAAGGGAGAAAATTGTCAGGTTTGAGCGGGATCACTTTTTCCAGGATCTTCTCGGCTTCCCGCTTGAGCTTCCTGTCGAAATACGCGGCTGCCAGTTCGGAGAGGAGGGTAAGATTTTCCGGATCCTTATGCCTGGCCTTTTCCAGGATGGAAATGGCATCACCGGCCCTTTTGTCTTCCCTGAGCATCCGGCCGAGTTCGATGTATGAGTCCAGATAGTTAGGCAGATTCTCGATCAGTTCCTCCAGGATCTTCCTGGCTTCTTCCCGTTTGCCGGCCAGCTGATAAATCCGGGCCAGATTGTAACGCGCGCTCTCATGATACGGGTTGAGCATCAGGAGCTTTTTCACGGCTTCTTCTGCCAGGTGATAATGTCCCTGCTCGAAATAGATCCGGCTCATGAACAGCCAGGGATCCTCGCTGGACGGATGATGGCTCAGATATTCCTCGAAATCCTTCTGCGCCAGCACATGTTTTTTCAGATTGAAATTGATCTTGCCTGAGAGCAGGATATATTCAGGGTTGGGGTCAGGGGTTTCCCTCAAAAATTCCACTTTTTCCGCCGCTTTTTCGTAATTCCCGGTTTCAAGGTAGCAGACTGTCAGCAGATAACCGACATCTTCTGAAACCCGGTCCAGCTTCTCGGCTTTCTGCAGGAAGGAAACCGCATCCCCGTGACGCTTCTGATCGATCAGAATCCTGGCTGCATCGAGCAGTACCGCGAGTTTCTCCGGAGCAAGCTCCACCGCCTTATCCAGGGACTTTCTGGCCAGATCGTGTTTTTCCTGACAGGCCAGCACTCCGCCGAGCATCAGGTAAGCCTGGCTTTCGCGCTTGTCTTTACAGATTTCCCGTAGAATCTCCTCAGCCTTGGCATGGCTCCCCTTTTTCCAGTATGCATCGGCCAGTACCATGCCTGCGGAATAATTCCCGGGCCAGAGCGGCCGCAGGAGCTCAATCACCTGGCCGAATTCCTTCCTGGTCAGATAGATTCTCCCGAGAAATTCACGGACTTCAGCGTTTTCGGGCTCGAATTTCAAATATTGCCTGAAGTTCGCTTCGGCCTGGACGAAATCCTGTTTGTGATAATAAATCCTGCCTGCCTGCAGGAAAGCCTGCTTGAAGCTGGGATTCAGTTCCATCACTTTTTCCATGGCCAGCAGGGCATCCTGCTCTTTGCCAAGTTTCTGATAGACCTCGCCAATTTCAAAATAGGCCTGATATGAGGAAAAGTCGATCTCGACAGCCCTGTGGAACTCGTTCAGAGCCTCTTCAAACAGACCCTGTTCCTTGAGTATTTTTCCCAGGTAAAAGTAAGCGTCAAAAAACTTCGGCTGATGAAGCAGGGCTTTCTGCAGAAGTTCCTTGGCGTCATTGAGCATTTTCTGTTCCTTGTAGACCATGGCCAGCCCCAGCAGCGCCTGGAAGTTTTCGGGTTCATTGTCCAGAATGGACTTGAAGAGCAGGTTGGCTTCAGTCACTTCGCCGTTGGCAAGATATGCCTGCCCCAGTTCCAGGTAAGCGCCGAAATCGCTCGGAGTTTGAGAAATTGCCGTTTTGAACGCTACTATCGCATGAGAAAGCTTGCCGCGCAGCCTGAGTATCTTTCCCAGCAGGTAATGATAACCCGGGACTTTTCGCTCTTCAGGGATTTCCCTGATGATGCGCTCAGCATCGACGACCCGGCCCAGCTCGAAATATGCCCGGACCAGTTTGAGCTTCAGCTCAGGGCTTTTCAGACCGGAGGGCAGGCCTTCCAGGAAATCGACCGCCAGCAGGTAGTTGTTCATCTCAATCAGGCAGTCGGCTTTCCGGGAATACACCTCACGGTCGGATGGAGAAATCTTCAGCGCACGGTCGTAAAGTTTCAAAGCCTCGTCGAACAGTTTCCGCTTCCTGTACGCGCTGCACATGCACAGGTAAGCATCAACGCTTTCAGGCTTGATCTCCAGAAGTTTCTTCAAAATGGAAATCCCGTCGTCAAAATTGCTGTTCCTGAAAAAGGCTTCAGCCAGCATCAGATGGAATTTCTCATTTTCCCTCTGTATGCTCAGTGCTTTCCCGAGATATTCGGTGGCCAGTTCCAGCCTGCCTGCGTTCAGGTTCGCTTCACCAAGACAGGCATAAATCTCTGCGTCCCGGTCCTTTTCCTCGATCCTTTCCAGGTATTCGCAGGCGTCCTGCCATTTGGAAAGTTTGAGGCTGATGCTGCCAAGATTCCTCAAGGCTTCCAGGCATTCCGGAGCCTTAGCCAGCACGTCCCTGAAACAGGCGTAGCCTCCTTCCAGGTCGTGTTCCTCAAGCAGCAGCTTCCCTTTGAGAAGCAGCGGATTATAATCGTCAGGCTTGAGGGTCAGGCATTTTTCGATGAAACGTCCGGCCTTGCGGTAATCTTTCTGACTGCCGGAAAGCATTGCCAGAAAATAATAGGCATCCGCATTTTCTTCGATTTCCAGGATTTTCTTAAGGTACTGTTCCGCCTGCTGAGGCTTTCCGTTCTGAAAGCAGACCTCAGCCAGTTCAGAGAGCAGATTCAGATGCCTGCTCCCGGTATCGAGCGAGACGGCCTTTTCCAGGTAATAGATCGTTTCCTCGATCAAACCCCTCTCACGGGAAATCTTTCCGAGGTAATAATAAATCTCATTCTGGTAGGGATTGAGTTCAGCCACTTTCTTGAATTCCAGAAAGGCTTTTTCCAGGTCTTTCTGCTCAAAATAAGCCTTGGCGAGATAGAAATGCAGCCTTTCATTGAAGGGTTCATATTCAAGGGCTTTCAGCCACTCGCGGGTTGCTTCGCCGGTCTTTCCCTGTTCGTAGAAAGAGAGCCCCAGCTCGAAATAACTGCGGAAACTGTCCAGCCCCATGTTTTCCAGAATCGAGGAGGCTTTCTCGCGCACGAGCTGGGATTTGTCCTTGAGTGCTCCGATGAGAGCTTCGGTGGCTTCGCTGCTGCCTATCCCGGCCAGGGCTTCCACAACCGCCACCCTTACTTCTTCCTGCGGATCAGACAGATATTTCATCAATTCAGGTACTGCTTCCTTATACCCCATGAATTTGATCGTGTTGATAGTTTCCACCCTGATGAAAGGTGAAGGTGATGACATTGTATTCAGGAGCAGCCGATAGATTTCTTCGCAGGGAAAATTCCGGAGAGCCTGGAGTGCGACTTTTTTCAGCTCCAGGTCATCGCTTTCCAGGGCAGAAATGAAGATGCCCTTGCTCTTCTCGTCCCCGATTTTGATCAGGGCGCTCAGGATTTCCTTCTTCACTTCCCGATGGGTATCGTTGAATGCGTTGATCAGTGCTTCCTGTGTGGTTTCCAGGCCGAGCCGTTCCAATGCCCGGGCTGCATTCCTCCTGACTTCCCACTGGTGGTCTGCAAGGGCTTTGACCAGGTTGGGGGCAGACTTTTCGTCTGACAGTTCACCCATCGCCCAGACGCAGTTTTTCCGCACATCAGGGTTGGAGTCCTCCATAGCTCGGATCAGAGCGTCGACAGCTGAGGAATTGCCAACTCTACCCAAGGCACGGGCTGCCAGAGAACGCACTTTACCGTTCTGGTCCTTGAGGGATTCCAGGATCGCCGGAATCGCCCGCTCGTCTCCGAGCTGAAAGAGCATTTCCAGAGCCTTGCTCCGAAGCTGCGGGGCCGGATCATTCAAGGCGGCGATCAATGCATCGATTGAGCGCTTGTCATGGAAGACTTCCAGAGCTTCCAGCACCTGGCCTCTGACTTCCCGGTTCTCATCCGACATGATCTGCAGCAATGGTTCCAGAGCCCGTTCGTCGCCAATGTTCTTCAGGGCATCGATTGCAGTTTTGCGTACATCGCTGTTCTGGTCTCTGAGCATCGGCAGCATGCATTCGACGCTGCCCTTGTTCCTGAATTCTCCCAGAGCCCTCGTGGCTATGATCCGGATTTCTTTGTTATTCTCCCGGAGAAGCTGCTCCAGAACCGGTATGATTCTGGTGTCTTTCAGTTCCAGAAAAATCTCCACCACCCTGACTACAACCTGCTGGTTGAGGGTTGGGAGCAGCCTTTTAATGTCTTCGAAATAGTCCAGCAGCCTGTTCTTGCGAATTAATTCCAAGGCTTCGAGTTTATCCAGCAGGGACGGACTTTCTAAACCCTTGATAATCTTTTCTTGTTCAGCACTTTTCATCTATCCCCCAACTTTTTCAAATACAAAATGGTTTACCCTTCAGACAGACCCGCTAATGATAATTAATCAGGCTTTATTTTGTCAAATTAAGTAAAGAATGAGCATTGAAGTAGAGACGCGCCATGGCGCGTCTTTACCCTCGGATGTTGCAAGAAATTTGCCGACTCAACAATCAGATGTGTTTGAATACCGGTTTCAGGGCATCAATGGCCTTGAAAAAAAGTTCCACCCCGACGAAAGATACGATCAGCGGGAGAAAAATGCAGAGCATGACCAGTAAAAGCAGTTCCATCTTATCCCCTTGCCTTCGGCAGCTTTTTTTCTGAACTGAGTTGAGTATCTGAGACGGTATCAAGTATTGCCGTCAAACTCAGGAATTGTTCAGACATTCTGCCTGAAGAATCGTATATAATACTCATCGGTACATATTGCATAAAAAATTATGCTAAACAATCCGCAAAATGTTTTTTCGAAAATCGGGAAAACTTTTTACTGAAGTCTCGAATTCAAAATCCTGCTTCTACCGCTTCTTCCAGAGAACAGACTTCAATTATTTCCACACCTTCAAAGGATTCGGTGATTTTTTCCTTGCCTTTGGGGAGGATCATTTTTTGATAGCCGAGTTTCGCTCCTTCCCTGATCCGTTCATTCATGAAGGGTACTATCCTGATCTCAGAAGTCAGGCTCAATTCTCCCAGACTGAACAGGCAACGCGGGGGTTTGTTCCTGAAAGACGAATAAACTGCAAGCGCTACTGCGAGATCTGAAGCAGGATCAAAAACTTTAAGCCCGCCCACGACATTGACGTATACGTCGTATTCCGCTGTTTTTATTCCGAGATACTTTTCGATCACCGCGATAATGGAAAAAATCCTGGTGACTTCGATACCCTGTGCAAGCCTCCGTCCATTACCGAATGAACTGTAATTAGTAAGACTCTCGATCTCGCAAAGCATCGGTCTGGTGCCTTCCATTGATGTCGTCACCTGTATTCCGGCCCTGGAAGCAGACCTGTCAGACAGGAACAGTTCAGCAGGGTTTAAGACTTCTGAAAGTCCCTGCCCGGTCATCTGGAAAATCCCGATTTCATTGGTGGAGCCGAAACGGTTTTTTACAGTGCGCAGGATCCGGAAATTGAACTTCCGTTCGCCTTCGAAATAGATCACTGTATCCACCATGTGCTCCAGAATCTTCGGGCCTGCAATGGTGCCCTCCTTGGTGACATGTCCCACGATGATCAGGCTGGTTCCGGATTCCTTGGCATGCGCCACCAGCTTCTGAGTGCATTCCCTGATTTGAGAGACAGTCCCTGGAGCGGATTCGCAGGAAGCGGTATTCATGGTCTGGATGGAATCAATCACCACTACGGCCGGCGAGTTGTTTTTAATGGCATCCAGTATGAATTCCACCGTGGTTTCAGGAAAGAGCAGCAGGCTGCCGGCCCCGGAAATTCCCAGGCGCTCAGCCCTCATTTTCAGCTGCTGCGGCGATTCTTCGCCCAGGACGTACATCACCTTGGCTTTAGCAGAAAGCAATGCAGACATCTGCAGAAGCAGAGTGGACTTGCCGATGCCCGGCTCACCCCCAACCAGTATCACTGATGCAGGTACTATCCCTCCGCCAAGGACGCGGTCGAATTCTCCGCAGCCGGTAGAAATCCGCTGATGGCTGATGCTTTCGATTTTTTCAAGTGACAGCACTGCAGCGGATTGATGCCCGGCAGTTTTGTGATTTTCGGTCTTCTCTTCGGTAAGAGAATTCCACTTGCCGCAGTCCGGACATTTGCCCAGCCACTTTGGGCTCTGAAAACCGCAGCTCTGGCAGGTGTAGATGATTTTATTCACTTGATTCATCCGAAAAAATACTGCTTCAGTGCAGGCAGAGTATAGGTACCGCGCATCATTTCAAAATACAGGATGAGTAATACCTGAAAAACGAAATAGCAGGAATACAATCTGAAATCCGTCCTTCCGAAATAGCGCTCTGCAAGATAAACGAACCCGTTTGAATAAAACATGAAGAGTATCATCCCGCTGGAAATCAGGATCAGAATGGTCTGCAGGGAAAAATCCAGCACAAACAGGGATCCGATGAAAATCGCGAGTCCCAGCCCGAAAAAGAGATTGTTGTAATATGAGACAAGTTCGGTCCAGCGTTCTGGTTCAGACTTCCCGAGCGAGAGGAAAAGCGCAACCCCGCAGACCATCACAGTGGAAAGATAGACAGAGTTCAGTATCAGTTCTTCGTGCATTTTTTCTCCTGATCAGCGAAAATCAACTTATCCTTCATTATTTATTCAGCATTAACAAATTGTCAACTTTTCGTGGGAAAGATCACTTTGCATTGCACCATAAATCTCTGTTCAGATCCAGTCAAGCAGATTCTCAAGCGATTCCACTACGCAGCAGTCCAGTCCAGCCACCTTGCCCTGCTCACTCTCCCCGTAACCTGTCAGCACCAGAAAGCTCTTCTTCAACCCGGCGTTGAGTCCGCAAAGGACGTCAGAGTGCTTGTCGCCCACGAGGAATGATGATTCAAGGTCCAGTACGTATCTGTCCCGGGCCTCAAAGATCATACCAGGTTCAGGCTTCCGGCAGCTGCAGGGTCCGCTGTAATCCGGATGATGCGGGCAGATCAGAAAATCGTCGATCAGTCCGCCTGATTTCCGATTCAGTTCTTCGTTTACGGCCTGGGCAGCGGCCAGGTTGTACATCCCTTTGGCGATCCCGGCCTGGTTTGTCACAACGAGCAGGAGAAATCCCATTTCTTTCAGTTTTTTCAGGACTTCCGGAACACCGGGTAACAATGCAACTGCAGCCGGATCGTGCAGGTAGTTCCGTTCAACTATCAAGGTCCCGTCACGGTCAAAAAAGAAAGCTTTTTTCATCTCAAAAGCCCTCAGCTTCCGATTCCCAGAACTTTTTCATAGGCTGAAAGAGTTTTCCTGGCTGTTTTCTCCCAGGTGAATTCTTTGCTGACTCTCTCTTTCAGACGGCTGTTAGGCTGGGCTTTCCAGGCCCCTCTTAAAGCCTCCGCAATGCTGTCGACATTTCCCGGATCGCAGTAAAAGGCTTGATCCCCGAAATATTCCCTGGTGCACCCACCTTCGGTCACCACGAGCCTGCAGCCGAACAGGGCTGCCTCCAGCGAGGCGAGTCCTGGAGTTTCGAACCAGCTGGGCAGGGCATGTACCCTGGCCCTGCGATAAAACTTGCAAAGTTCCCGCTGCGGCATCGCCGATAATATTTCAGCGTTCCGGCCCTTCTCAAGCATGATTTTCGCATAAAGCTTCCGGTAACGCTTTTTCCCTGAAACAGAGCCGATGATCACTAGCGGCAGGTCGAGAAGGTTGGCGGCCCGGACCAGATTCAACCTGTTCTTGCGGTCATCGATCCTGCCGACAGAGAGAACGAAATCCTCGAAGTCAATCCCTGGAGGGGATTCATCTCCTGTGGTCTCAACCAGATCCGAGTCGACGGCGTTCGGGATCACCACAGCTTCAGCGGTTTTCCCGAAAAACCGCTCGAGATTGGAGATTTCCGCTCTGGAATTCGGCAGCAGCAGATCCACCCGGGAGAGGACGTCTCTGATCGCCTGGTAGTTTTTCAGGCTGGTGCTGCCTCCCCTGAACCTGCGGAAAGCTCTTTTAAAACCGAGCGAAAGGAAATCGATCAAATCCTGGGCAAGGTGCCGCAGCGGAATCTCCTGGTACCAGAAAACAGTGGAAAGGACGACTGGAGGCCGATTCGCCGGAAGTGCGTTAAAAAAAGAGATTACCTCATCCGAAAATCGGAAAAGGTGTATCAGGTCGCATTCTTTGGATTCAGCCGGATGGTTGAGGTACCGCACCTCACAGCCAAGTTTCCTCAAGTGCTGAGCAGTTTTATAGATCTGGGTCTCGGCACCCCCAGTCCGGAATTCCAGCCCTTCCAGAAGTTCAGAATAGAAGCCGATTTTCAAACTACTTAATTCCCTGTAAAGTCTGATAATCATCGATCTGTGCGTCAGTGAGAGCCGCAAGATCGGTTTTTTTCAGATAAAACGCCTTATACCAGTCGCAAGTATTGCTGATCATCCGTTCCTGCAAGAGCAATGGATGCCAGCCGAGCCGGAAAAAGGCCTTGTCGCAATTCAGCCTTAGAATATTCGCTTCCTGAAACGAACCGCCAGAAGCGCGATAAGCGTTTTCCGGCTTGTCAAAGCCCCAGATCTCACTCATTTTTCTCACAAGTGTTTCCACGATGAGGTTCCCGGATGCCTGAGGACCGAAGTTGAAACTTTCGCCGCTTGGAACTTTTCCTGTAAACAAAGCCTCAGCAAGCAGCAGGTACCCTCGCAGCGGCTCAAGCACATGCTGCCAGGGCCTGACTGACTGGGGATTGCGGATCAGCACGGGTTCCCCCTTGCTCCAGGCTCTGACACAGTCCGGCACAAGCCTGTCAGGGGCCCAGTCGCCGCCTCCGATCACGTTTCCGGCTCTGACCGAAGCTATCTTGACAGGCAGATTCCCGAAAAAAGAACGGGAATATGATGAAAACACGATTTCAGCGGCCCCTTTGGAAGCGCTGTAAACATCTCTTCCCCCGAGCCTGTCGTTTTCCCGATAGCCAAAGTCCCAGTCCTTGTTTTCATAGCATTTATCGCTGGAGACGATTACTGCAGCGCAGGGATAAGCCAGTTCTCTCAAGGATTCCAGCAGATTGGCGGTTCCCATGATGTTTGAGGAGAAAGTTTCAATCGGATCGGCATACCCTTTGGAAACA
The window above is part of the Candidatus Wallbacteria bacterium genome. Proteins encoded here:
- a CDS encoding lysophospholipid acyltransferase family protein, translating into MLLYRIGSSTARLIGLFVYRCAPSLAEVPERNLRALFPDISEFKLQKTVREFFRQQGQLLFELFYFSLFPDQIRRIVRFDELDQELVKKARSSGKAMIFLSMHLGNWELLGGALVAYGLPLTSIYLRARSELQEKILNSYRDKVGIRLIDHDNILGVLRLIRKKEVLGLISDHDGGPNGIRLSWCGCDVSFPAGPARLSKRYGLPVVGIYLKRKKNGFHRIVLENLTSANPDESVEDQSRRYLEFYDQVVRKVPEQWQLFYDRFKKRTYGLD